In one Kluyveromyces marxianus DMKU3-1042 DNA, complete genome, chromosome 4 genomic region, the following are encoded:
- the ATG45 gene encoding Atg45p, with the protein MVEDCQKLCVTIDPALCGFTRDDHVIITGNFDNWNPGQYVLEFDADTGCFKVQLPYDGVSETIVCKFVVNNNEWQTLDCFDKHVDNMGHENNIIHCKAWLQPRGANASAGADADADADADIVMEDVELDLHPLSNSVSPSDLPIEQLDLAATISNSDDHDYIHITSRGELSSSEDVELDLRTATGAIDDILNHENGQQGQSAQSAKSSNNTDYQFSHNPIHGLVAKLRHATTYWKR; encoded by the coding sequence ATGGTAGAAGATTGTCAAAAGCTTTGTGTGACGATCGATCCTGCTTTGTGTGGGTTTACTAGGGATGACCACGTTATAATTACCGGTAACTTCGACAACTGGAACCCGGGACAATACGTGTTGGAGTTTGACGCTGATACAGGATGTTTCAAGGTTCAATTGCCCTATGACGGTGTTAGTGAAACGATTGTTTGTAAGTTTGTtgtcaacaacaacgaaTGGCAAACCCTTGATTGTTTCGACAAACATGTGGACAACATGGGCCACGAGAATAATATCATCCATTGTAAAGCGTGGTTACAACCCAGAGGTGCTAATGCTAGTGCCGGTGCCgatgctgatgctgatgctgatgctgatATAGTAATGGAGGATGTCGAATTGGACCTACACCCATTGAGCAATTCGGTCTCTCCATCAGATCTCCCTATTGAACAGCTTGATTTGGCTGCTACCATCTCAAACAGTGACGATCACGACTACATACATATCACTTCTCGCGGTGAGTTAAGTTCGTCGGAGGATGTTGAGTTAGATCTGAGAACTGCAACTGGCGCTATTGACGATATTCTGAATCATGAAAACGGTCAGCAAGGCCAATCTGCTCAGAGTGCAAAAAGTTCTAATAACACCGATTATCAGTTCTCCCACAATCCCATACATGGACTTGTTGCAAAACTAAGACATGCAACTACGTATTGGAAGCGCTGA
- the WSS1 gene encoding metalloendopeptidase WSS1: protein MVQPVQKNPLIGSIAVLQSKPGKEEAFDILKRIAHEVSYLMKEENFKVKQLVEFYPKDRSLLGMNVNRGMKIMLRLRDPLDEYRFLPFEHILGTMLHELTHNLFGPHDQKFYAKLDELSGRQWTIEQLGLYNSFIGPGHRLGGGTVGNNVRGTKLNLGANKIAKRGKPRGRKLGGLNSATGRLGPRKSAREMAAMAAEKRASDNKTCGNSQKQEQYIPSQDDLVIEILDDEPESPKDSNVQKPIEIIDLT from the coding sequence aTGGTTCAACCTGTTCAGAAAAATCCACTTATTGGCAGTATTGCGGTGCTTCAATCGAAGCCTGGGAAGGAGGAAGCCTTTGATATTCTCAAAAGGATTGCACATGAAGTATCTTATCTTATGAAGGAAGAGAATTTCAAGGTGAAGCAATTGGTAGAATTTTACCCAAAAGACCGTTCACTTCTCGGAATGAATGTGAATAGAGGTATGAAAATAATGCTGCGGCTTCGTGATCCACTAGATGAATATCGATTTCTGCCGTTTGAGCATATTCTTGGAACTATGTTGCACGAATTAACTCATAATTTATTTGGTCCCCATGATCAAAAGTTTTACGCAAAGCTGGATGAGCTATCAGGTAGACAGTGGACCATTGAACAGCTGGGTCTTTACAATAGTTTTATCGGACCCGGACACAGGTTAGGTGGTGGTACCGTTGGAAATAACGTACGTGGAACAAAACTAAATTTGGGCGCTAATAAAATTGCAAAGAGAGGCAAGCCACGAGGTAGGAAACTTGGCGGTCTCAATTCTGCTACTGGTAGATTAGGTCCTCGAAAAAGCGCACGCGAGATGGCTGCTATGGCTGCGGAAAAACGAGCATCGGATAACAAGACTTGTGGCAATTCGCAAAAGCAAGAACAGTACATTCCATCTCAAGATGATCTCGTCATTGAGATATTAGATGATGAACCAGAGAGCCCAAAAGATAGTAATGTTCAAAAACCGATTGAAATAATTGATCTCACATAA
- the NSG2 gene encoding protein NSG2, producing the protein MEEKPLKSTGSKFGSSDSFHTLTKPTLFGLYDDDVVKSEDTEIYEEVKKTSNEKGSVAGKEEERLKSLPSVSTVATTWIVLSAAGIAYHELSKNLHDNHELHNDFTSHPLLLAATIAQSLSFGYIPPWVAYAIEGIVFGSIVPILDWLFGIFDTNSISISSVLRSTNAMLGVSFGIRRIEWSSSLQASGAWFLLNIVLWLFFDGTFTMLISGIAIGLITCLTCYHHITDNAQLLYFVDFYFLGLLFFTRLGKYMYRRR; encoded by the coding sequence ATGGAGGAAAAACCATTGAAAAGTACTGGATCCAAGTTTGGGAGCTCCGACTCTTTCCATACATTGACAAAACCAACTTTGTTTGGGTtgtatgatgatgatgttgtAAAGAGTGAGGATACTGAAATATACGAGGAAGTAAAGAAGACGTCTAATGAAAAGGGTTCCGTAGCAgggaaagaggaagagcGCCTAAAAAGTTTACCTAGTGTATCCACAGTAGCTACTACTTGGATCGTTCTGTCTGCTGCTGGTATCGCATACCACGAATTGTCAAAGAATTTGCATGATAATCACGAATTACATAATGATTTCACCTCTCATCCATTGTTATTGGCAGCAACAATTGCCCAGTCTCTAAGTTTTGGATACATTCCACCATGGGTTGCATATGCGATTGAGGGTATTGTTTTTGGCAGTATCGTGCCAATCTTGGATTGGCTGTTTGGTATTTTCGATACGAACAgcatttcaatatcaagTGTTTTGAGGTCTACTAATGCAATGTTGGGTGTTTCCTTTGGAATCCGCAGAATTGAGTGGTCCTCCAGCCTGCAAGCCAGTGGAGCATGGTTTTTACTAAATATTGTATTATGGCTGTTTTTCGACGGTACATTCACTATGCTGATTTCTGGAATAGCGATCGGATTAATCACATGTTTGACTTGTTACCACCATATCACAGACAATGCTCAATTGCTATACTTTGTGGACTTCTACTTCTTAGGCTTGCTATTTTTCACCAGGCTTGGAAAGTATATGTACCGCCGTAGATAA
- the IGO2 gene encoding endosulfine family protein, with amino-acid sequence MSGNQKESIFRQQSEQSQTFQQQQGLHFGKERPMPSDSDSVDPKAPVANPDNVDLSKLTPQELKIYKMYGRLPGKKDLFQHKLQERKYFDSGDYALRRAGVKSDDLQTSPVANNNLPLTNPSGLRESIIKRRMSNSANSISTSDAHRLSRQGSISSGPPPRSPNK; translated from the coding sequence ATGTCTGGTAACCAAAAGGAGTCAATTTTTAGGCAACAATCGGAGCAGTCGCAAACGTTTCAGCAACAGCAGGGGCTTCATTTTGGGAAAGAGCGCCCCATGCCATCTGATTCGGATAGTGTGGACCCAAAGGCACCTGTAGCAAACCCGGATAATGTTGATTTGTCGAAGCTAACGCCACAGGAACTCAAGATTTACAAGATGTATGGAAGGTTGCCTGGGAAAAAGGATTTATTCCAGCACAAGTTACAGGAGAGGAAGTACTTTGACAGTGGTGATTATGCATTGAGAAGGGCTGGTGTGAAGTCTGATGATTTGCAGACGAGTCCTGTGGCTAACAATAACCTGCCACTAACGAATCCCAGTGGATTACGTGAGAGTATTATCAAGCGCAGGATGTCCAATAGTGCAAACAGTATAAGTACGTCGGACGCGCATAGGCTGAGCAGACAGGGCAGCATATCTAGTGGGCCTCCACCAAGATCTCCGAATAAATGA
- the ECM14 gene encoding putative metallocarboxypeptidase yields MRTGFVSMWSGFALLALHLSVFVYGRNYSDYSVCRFEDESQFGEVLSQLQDLAMIKQEFEFDVWSQSRSHGFMDVRVHKDILEKFPSCKVIIEDLDSAISESHPKMSDPDVKLTEENIDNLAQVQDFFDATSGKPREIFFDEYRDLDTIYTWLDLLQLSFPDLVTIEWTGQTFEGRDLKALHISTQNRKKNPDKKTIIITGGVHAREWISVSTVCYTIFQLLSRYGESKTETRFLDHLDFLVIPVFNPDGYVYTWTHDRLWRKNRQQTYFPRCFGIDIDHSFNYHWTGSNNFPCSEDYSGRAPFEALEAESWDNYVNKAKSEYNIHGYLDIHSYAQEILYPYGFSCDALPRDLENLLELAYGLSKAIRHESGKNYKVLSSCEDRGSDVQPGLGAGSALDYMYNHRAYWAFQLKLRDTGNHGFLLPSKFIVPVGEETYAAVQYFCEFILDPDL; encoded by the coding sequence ATGAGAACTGGTTTCGTTAGTATGTGGAGCGGATTTGCACTGCTGGCACTGCATTTGAGTGTATTTGTATATGGGAGAAACTATTCTGACTACTCTGTTTGTCGgtttgaagatgaatcgCAGTTTGGTGAAGTGCTTTCACAGTTGCAAGACTTAGCAATGATAAAACAGGAGTTCGAGTTTGATGTGTGGAGTCAGTCGAGGTCGCATGGGTTTATGGATGTACGCGTTCATAAGGATATACTGGAGAAGTTTCCATCATGCAAGGTAATTATCGAGGACTTGGATTCTGCGATTTCTGAATCTCATCCTAAAATGTCGGATCCAGATGTGAAGTTGactgaagaaaatatagATAACCTAGCACAAGTACAAGATTTCTTTGATGCAACCTCTGGAAAGCCCAGAGAAATATTTTTCGATGAATATCGTGATCTAGATACGATTTACACTTGGCTAGATCTCTTGCAGTTATCCTTTCCTGACCTTGTTACCATCGAATGGACAGGCCAGACGTTTGAAGGTAGAGATTTGAAGGCACTCCATATCTCCACTcaaaatagaaagaaaaacccaGATAAGAAGactatcatcatcacaGGTGGTGTACATGCTCGTGAATGGATTAGTGTTAGCACCGTGTGTTACACTATTTTCCAACTATTGAGCAGATACGGTGAATCAAAAACGGAAACTAGATTCTTGGACCATTTGGATTTCTTGGTTATCCCCGTTTTCAACCCTGACGGTTACGTGTATACCTGGACGCACGATAGACTATGGCGTAAAAATAGACAACAAACGTACTTCCCCAGATGTTTTGGTATCGATATTGACCATTCTTTCAACTACCATTGGACTGGGTCTAACAACTTCCCATGTTCTGAAGACTATAGCGGAAGAGCACCTTTCGAAGCCCTGGAAGCTGAATCATGGGATAACTATGTGAACAAGGCTAAATCAGAGTATAACATCCATGGATATTTGGATATTCACTCCTACGCCCAGGAAATTCTCTATCCATATGGATTCTCTTGTGACGCATTACCAAGAGATTTGGAAAACCTCTTAGAGTTGGCATACGGTTTGTCCAAGGCAATCCGACATGAATCGGGAAAAAACTATAAAGTACTCTCCTCATGTGAAGACCGTGGATCGGATGTTCAACCAGGCTTAGGTGCGGGCTCAGCTTTGGACTACATGTATAATCATAGAGCCTACTGGGCCTTCCAATTAAAACTGAGAGACACAGGAAATCATGGCTTCTTACTTCCATCTAAATTCATTGTACCTGTAGGTGAAGAAACTTATGCTGCAGTACAATACTTCTGTGAGTTCATCTTGGATCCAGACCTATAG
- the PGA1 gene encoding Pga1p codes for MNLCLFFWFLLASFANANTETYQFHVPKDFPHLGDAYVPTIPYISLWNTTFNTLSLNVSPSNTSVVEVVGLHPNEKYAVKVCWTAADPISINSIRHHIIPHDTEFEGTVVDQTRVVLLVETEAFSYPVLSDDVKIDISIASVKLGIPVDLYSIVIYLALVVLGSVFVLSRIDIHKILDMCREDKLTSDKSS; via the coding sequence ATGAATTTAtgcctttttttctggttCTTGTTGGCAAGTTTTGCGAATGCCAACACTGAAACGTACCAGTTCCATGTTCCCAAGGATTTCCCACACTTGGGTGATGCATACGTACCGACGATTCCTTATATAAGTTTGTGGAATACTACGTTTAATACGCTATCACTTAATGTTTCGCCTAGCAATACATCTGTTGTTGAGGTGGTAGGGTTACATCCTAACGAGAAGTATGCAGTAAAAGTGTGCTGGACGGCCGCTGATCCCATTtcaatcaattcaattagACATCATATCATCCCACATGATACAGAATTTGAAGGTACTGTAGTAGATCAAACAAGGGTTGTTCTGCTTGTTGAAACGGAAGCCTTCTCTTATCCGGTTCTATCAGATGATGTGAAGATTGACATCAGTATAGCAAGTGTGAAGCTTGGAATACCAGTTGATCTGTATTCCATAGTTATATACCTTGCGCTCGTAGTACTGGGTTCAGTCTTTGTGCTATCACGTATTGATATTCATAAGATACTTGATATGTGTAGGGAAGATAAGCTCACTTCGGATAAGTCTAGTTAG
- the ASI2 gene encoding Asi2p yields the protein MDDDDVLYEQFQYEMEHGTPHPDVAEAQELEQLLAQLENEQQRLFLQRNVRRRNEPVRWPDFVNRRPYLVFLLRNLLILDHILMILFLPFSVFTLLKTVINKVTFSDADMLNDIVEYVHNRIVVDPKSSVVYLYRGGDGLLGCFHNSVVYHSAPFYKYLMKMYGNSNFLRQLYTITVKWFAVSTFTLYGLVVSMYLSFLTFFFIVCVTLLFIKKFKGVDLMIANILQTCDLIF from the coding sequence ATggatgatgacgatgtATTGTATGAACAGTTCCAATATGAGATGGAACACGGCACTCCTCATCCGGATGTAGCAGAAGCACAGGAATTAGAACAACTACTTGCACAGCTAGAAAATGAACAACAGAGGCTATTCTTGCAAAGAAATGTACGACGTCGAAACGAACCAGTGCGTTGGCCAGATTTTGTTAACAGAAGGCCTTACCTGGTCTTTCTGCTTCGAAACcttttgattttggatCATATTCTGATGATCCTGTTTCTCCCATTCTCAGTCTTTACGTTGTTGAAAACTGTCATTAACAAGGTTACATTTAGTGATGCAGATATGCTCAACGATATTGTCGAGTATGTCCACAATAGGATTGTGGTGGACCCTAAGTCTAGCGTAGTCTATCTCTATAGAGGCGGTGACGGTTTGCTAGGGTGTTTCCACAACTCAGTGGTATATCACTCGGCACCCTTTTACAAATACCTGATGAAGATGTACGGAAACTCCAATTTTCTCCGCCAGCTATACACTATTACTGTCAAATGGTTTGCAGTGAGTACATTCACACTCTATGGCCTTGTTGTGAGTATGTATCTTTCGTTTCTGAcgtttttcttcatcgtaTGCGTGACTCTACTTTTCATTAAGAAATTCAAAGGAGTGGACCTGATGATAGCCAATATCCTCCAGACATGCGACCTAATATTCTAG
- a CDS encoding agmatinase, with translation MINWSYYALFCLAIVPFAKCEYYNEDIGTNSTLNDMWGEEWPFSGIQTFAHLPHQKCLLDMGTKFDIGVIGMPFDTAVSYRPGARFGPQGIRKASQRQNSMRGFNFRAGINPYNNWASVIDCGDVPVTPMDNNLALQMMTAAYDNLLSHESKAESNELPPRLVTLGGDHSIILPALRSLHKLYGRLAVIHFDSHLDTWSPSKYPSFWHSDTSEFTHGSMLWIAHNEGLITENSNVHAGLRTRLSGTSYEDYDEDDQVGFYRIEADEIMDGGPSAIVEKIKSKIPDNVPVYISVDIDVLDPSAAPGTGTMEAGGWLTRELIRIIRQLDHLNLVGADVVEVSPPFDPSEITTLAGAQVAYELITNMVKKGPLDPDMVKRNLESKNANHFQMQQNEQNVLHI, from the coding sequence ATGATAAATTGGTCATATTATGCGTTATTTTGTTTGGCAATTGTCCCATTTGCCAAATGTGAATATTACAATGAAGACATTGGGACCAACTCCACATTGAATGATATGTGGGGAGAGGAGTGGCCTTTCAGTGGTATACAAACTTTTGCTCATTTACCGCACCAAAAATGTTTGCTTGATATGGGAACAAAATTTGATATTGGTGTCATTGGGATGCCATTCGATACTGCCGTGAGTTATAGACCTGGTGCTAGATTTGGACCTCAAGGAATTCGGAAGGCATCGCAAAGACAGAATTCGATGCGTGGATTCAACTTCAGAGCAGGTATCAATCCTTATAACAATTGGGCTTCTGTTATTGACTGTGGTGATGTGCCAGTCACACCAATGGATAATAACTTGGCTTTACAAATGATGACTGCCGCATACGATAATTTGTTAAGTCATGAATCAAAGGCAGAGTCTAACGAATTACCGCCACGACTTGTAACACTTGGTGGTGATCACAGTATCATTTTACCAGCATTACGTTCTTTGCATAAGTTATATGGCCGTCTTGCCGTTATCCATTTCGATTCGCATTTGGATACATGGTCTCCGTCGAAATACCCATCATTTTGGCATAGTGACACTTCCGAATTCACACATGGATCAATGTTGTGGATAGCACACAACGAAGGACTAATAACCGAAAACTCCAACGTACATGCTGGATTGAGGACCAGGTTGAGTGGCACTTCCTATGAAGAttatgatgaagatgaccAAGTTGGTTTCTATCGTATAGAGGCAGATGAGATTATGGACGGTGGGCCATCAGCTATAGTCGAAAAGATTAAATCGAAAATACCAGACAATGTCCCTGTCTACATTAGTGTGGATATCGATGTTTTGGATCCATCGGCAGCTCCAGGAACAGGAACAATGGAAGCTGGTGGGTGGTTAACAAGAGAATTGATCCGTATTATTCGTCAATTGGACCACCTAAATCTCGTTGGTGCAGATGTTGTAGAAGTCTCTCCACCATTTGACCCAAGCGAAATTACCACCCTTGCTGGTGCCCAGGTTGCTTATGAATTGATCACTAATATGGTCAAGAAAGGTCCGTTGGACCCAGACATGGTTAAACGTAACCTTGAATCGAAGAACGCAAATCATTTCCAAATGCAACAAAATGAACAAAATGTTTTACACATTTAA
- the MFM1 gene encoding Mfm1p — protein sequence MVFLRHFLGSTARLPSYQRFFHSGKQIYQKASDPNHLAILLQKNLAQRNSSLYNPELETIRCTIFNSKGIIQKPSIDLRRDELIHTHGLLPRDLRKIEKSRRNDLVPSVLVRENSILISILNIRALVKSDMLILFDSLGIKLDSVSQQNFITDLQLRLQNKSGFDVPELMNKDPLPYEFRAIESIFVSAISNLSAELKVHLNVTNGILQDLEYSITRDKLRYLLIQNKKLSVFYKKSFLMREMIDELLDQDDVLCEMYLTEKKLGKPREEHDHAEIEMLLETYYNHVDEIVQTVGNTMSNVKTTEEIINIILDSNRNQLMLLGLRFSIGLLSLAGSIFIASVYGMNLENFIEEGNFGFPLVSTIGVVLMAYLFIFSIKHLHKLEKVQLMSHGKGSTLK from the coding sequence ATGGTTTTTCTACGGCATTTTTTGGGTAGTACTGCAAGACTTCCGAGCTACCAGAGGTTTTTCCACAGTGGGAAGCAAATATATCAGAAGGCGTCGGATCCAAATCATCTGGCTATACTACTACAAAAGAACCTAGCTCAGAGAAACAGCTCATTATACAACCCTGAACTTGAGACAATAAGGTGTACTATTTTCAACAGCAAGGGCATTATTCAAAAACCGTCTATTGATCTTAGGAGAGATGAGCTCATTCATACACACGGGCTCCTTCCACGGGATTTAAGAAAGATTGAGAAGTCTAGAAGAAATGATCTAGTGCCTAGTGTACTCGTTCGTGAAAATAGTATCCTAATCAGCATTCTAAATATAAGAGCGTTAGTGAAGTCAGATATGCtaattttatttgattCATTGGGGATAAAGTTGGATTCGGTATCACAACAAAACTTTATAACAGATTTGCAACTGAGGCTACAGAATAAGAGTGGATTTGATGTTCCAGAATTAATGAATAAAGATCCGCTACCTTATGAATTCAGAGCTATTGAATCTATATTTGTTTCAGCAATTTCGAATCTGAGCGCTGAACTCAAAGTTCATCTAAATGTCACCAACGGAATTTTACAAGATTTAGAGTATAGCATTACAAGGGACAAGCTTCGATATCTTTTGATTCAGAATAAGAAACTCTCTGTATTTTACAAGAAGTCGTTCTTGATGAGAGAAATGATAGACGAATTATTAGATCAAGATGATGTTCTCTGCGAGATGTACTTAACTGAGAAAAAACTTGGCAAACCAAGAGAAGAACATGATCATGCAGAGATTGAAATGCTACTAGAAACCTACTATAATCATGTTGACGAAATTGTTCAAACTGTCGGAAATACAATGTCAAATGTGAAAACAACTGAAGAAATTATAAATATTATCTTGGATTCTAATAGAAACCAATTGATGTTACTCGGCTTAAGGTTCAGTATTGGCCTTCTTTCTCTGGCAGGCTCCATCTTTATTGCATCCGTGTATGGTATGAACTTGGAGAACTTTATAGAAGAAGGCAATTTCGGATTCCCTCTAGTATCAACGATTGGCGTTGTGTTGATGGCTTATTTGTTCATCTTCTCTATAAAACATTTACacaaattggaaaaagttCAGTTGATGAGCCACGGCAAGGGCTCTACCCTCAAGTAG
- the FTH1 gene encoding Fth1p — MAKSSFENYFSFQIFFIFLRESLEIIIIISILLTIVKQALFSHDNTCESSSSSIVNNAEPVTVEEEAASALLMRENEINSSELGIEVDNEQIYKRLKFQIISGGLLGLLACMLIGGAFIVAFYYIGADLWSLSEHYYEGVLSVIASVIISVMGLFFLRMGKLREKFRVKLASIIYSDKLLSREYGESRAKTFGEKYSLFILPFVTSLREGLEAVVFIGGIGIDSPLTSIPLSMLSATAISAIFGVFFFKYSKSFSLQICLVITTCFLYLIAGGLFSKGVWQFELQRYVDACNGQDMSEVGNGPGSYDISRSVWHVNCCNGERDGFWMVLTAIFGWTNSATYGSVISYIAYWLVVIAVINLMMVEEKYGYIPFLPISLQRGRINKRITIIEKSLSLKSQPASAAVTPSSIQKNTPELPRSSCDTHDSSSHLLSADVTPPSYQ; from the coding sequence ATGGCGAAAAGCTCGTTTGAGAATTATTTTTCGttccaaatttttttcattttcctcCGGGAATCATTAGagatcatcatcattatctCGATCTTGTTAACGATTGTTAAGCAAGCTTTGTTTTCTCATGATAACACGTGTGAATCCTCCTCATCCTCCATAGTTAACAATGCGGAACCAGTTACTGTcgaggaagaagcagctTCCGCTTTGTTAATGCgagaaaatgaaataaacTCATCGGAGTTGGGAATAGAAGTTGACAATGAGCAAATATACAAAAGGTTGAAATTTCAGATTATATCCGGTGGACTACTTGGTCTTTTAGCCTGTATGCTAATTGGTGGTGCGTTCATTGTGGcattttattatattggTGCCGATTTATGGTCCCTAAGTGAACATTATTATGAGGGTGTTTTAAGTGTTATTGCATCAGTTATCATATCTGTGATGGgtctattctttttgagGATGGGGAAATTAAGAGAAAAGTTTAGAGTGAAACTTGCTTCTATAATATACTCTGATAAACTATTGTCAAGAGAGTACGGGGAAAGTCGGGCAAAGACCTTTGGTGAGAAGTACTCTTTATTTATATTACCTTTTGTCACATCTTTAAGGGAAGGGTTGGAAGCAGTTGTGTTCATTGGTGGTATTGGTATCGATAGTCCATTAACATCAATACCACTTTCAATGCTCTCGGCTACTGCAATCTCTGCAATATTCGGtgtgttcttcttcaagtattccaaatctttttctttgcaaatATGTCTAGTGATAACAACCTGCTTCTTGTACTTAATTGCTGGAggtttgttttccaaaggTGTTTGGCAATTTGAATTACAAAGGTATGTTGATGCATGTAATGGTCAGGATATGAGTGAAGTCGGTAATGGTCCTGGATCATATGATATTTCGCGCTCCGTGTGGCATGTCAATTGTTGTAATGGTGAAAGAGATGGGTTTTGGATGGTTTTAACTGCTATATTTGGCTGGACTAACTCTGCTACTTATGGTTCTGTTATAAGTTATATTGCATATTGGTTAGTCGTGATTGCAGTTATTAACTTGATGATGGTGGAGGAAAAATACGGATATATTCCATTTTTACCAATCAGCTtacaaagaggaagaatcAATAAAAGAATTActatcattgaaaagtcATTATCCTTAAAATCGCAACCCGCATCTGCAGCTGTAACACCATCTTctattcaaaaaaatacccCAGAACTTCCAAGATCCTCTTGTGATACACATGATAGTTCGAGTCATCTGTTAAGTGCAGACGTTACCCCACCAAGCTACCAGTAA